From the genome of Faecalibacterium prausnitzii:
ATGGATAAGACCATCGTGGTTGCCGTTAAGGATAGCGTGCAGCACCCCCTGTACAAGAAGATCCTGAAGCGTACCGCCAAGTTCAAGGCTCGTGATGAGAAGAACGAGTGCGGCATCGGTGACCGTGTTGAGATCATGGAGTGCCGCCCCCTGAGCAAGGATGTGCGCTGGCGCCTGGTCCGTATCGTTGAGAAGGCAAAGTAATCTTTGCCCGCTGCTTTGAACAGTTTGAAAGGAGATATCTGAAATGGTTCAGATGCAAACTTATCTCAAAGTTGCCGACAACACCGGTGCCAAGGAGCTGATGTGCTTCCGCGTGCTGGGCGGCACCCGCAAGAGATACGCAAACATTGGTGACGTCGTGGTCTGCTCTGTCAAGAAGGCAGCCCCCGGCGGCTCCGTTAAGAAGGGCGACGTCGTCAAGGCTGTCATCGTGCGCAGCAAGCATGGCGTCCGCCGCGACGACGGCTCCTACATCCGTTTCGATGAGAACGCCGCCGTTATCGTCATGGCCGACAAGAGCCCCAAGGGTACTCGTATCTTTGGACCCGTCGCTCGCGAGCTGCGTGATGCCGGCTACACCAAGATCCTGAGCCTGGCTCCGGAATCGCTGTAAGGAGGTTTTAGTAATGAATAATCTTCATGTTAAAACCGGCGACAA
Proteins encoded in this window:
- the rpsQ gene encoding 30S ribosomal protein S17; the protein is MEERNLRKTRVGVVVSDKMDKTIVVAVKDSVQHPLYKKILKRTAKFKARDEKNECGIGDRVEIMECRPLSKDVRWRLVRIVEKAK
- the rplN gene encoding 50S ribosomal protein L14; translated protein: MVQMQTYLKVADNTGAKELMCFRVLGGTRKRYANIGDVVVCSVKKAAPGGSVKKGDVVKAVIVRSKHGVRRDDGSYIRFDENAAVIVMADKSPKGTRIFGPVARELRDAGYTKILSLAPESL